The genome window GCCGAAGGCGATGGCGAGGCGGTGGTACACATTCGCATGGGAAAACGAGCCGGTGGTGTCTGCCAGTTCTTCTCCGGGGTCTTCGCCTTTCATCTTCACGTAGCCGCCCAGCGGGATGGCGGCGATCAGGTATTCGGTGCCGCCCTGCTTGAATCCGGCGAGCTTGGGGCCGAAGCCGAGCGAAAATTTTTCGACGACGACGCCGCACTTGCGGGCAATCAGGAAATGACCGAGTTCGTGAACGAAGATGAGGACAGCGAGTCCCAGGAGGAACACGAACATGTCGATTCCGAAAGTGAAAATGGAATCCAGAGATATGGCGGCGGTGTCAAGCATGACGGACGTTTCTAGGGTTGTGCGGCAAGGTCGATCAGTTCCACGCCCGGAGGAACGGTGAACTCAAATTGCGAATCGGAAATGCCGGGGTTGTTGACAATTTCGTGGAACATCATTTCTGTACGATTCCCTAATTTATCATACACATTCGACCCGATGATTTGAAAATTATTTGGGTCGGCAAACAGCACCAGCCGGTCGAGGCCCTGCTCTTCGGTTTTAGGGATCAGTTCCACAATCAGTTTGCCGTCTTTTCGGGTGACTTCACCGACGCGAAACGACTCGGTGAGCCTGCCTTCTCCCGATAAAAACAGGGCGGGGGTGTTGGACGAGTAAATGCTGTCCACCTCCATGCGCGTCACCTGCGACTCTTCCGGCAGGTACAGCCACAGCACCTTGTTGTCGCTGATGAGCACCTGCGGGTCCGGCGCCTTGTAGGTCCACTTCATCTTTCCCGGCTTTTTGATGACCACCTCGCCCTGGGCTTCCTGCGTCTGGTCCATGACCTTCAAGTAGGATTTCTGCGTGAACCCGGCCCGGAAGGACTGGGTGGCGTCGTATTTTTTCTGGATGGCGTCGATGACGTCCTGCTTGGTTTCGGCCTGGGCGTGGCCGCAAATCAGGAGGGCGAGACCGCAGCCTGTGAATAGTTTAAGCATGGTTTTCATGATTGCCTCTCAGGACTCCGCGCGGACGACGCGACGGTGGTCGATGCGGATTTTCTTGTCCACGATCCATTGAATGGCTCGCGGATAAATGATGTGTTCCTGTTCCAGGATGCGCGCCGCCAGGGTTTCGGCGTCGTCGGTGTCTTCCACCGGCACCACCGCCTGCAGGATGATGGGGCCGCTGTCCACGTCCTCGTTCACGTAATGCACCGTGCATCCGGAAAACTTGACGCCGTAGTCGATGGCTTTCTGCTGCACGTCGAGTCCGGGAAAGGCGGGCAGCAGGGACGGATGGATATTGACGATGCGGTTCGGGAACGCCTCGAAAAACGGTTCGCGCACAATGCGCATGTACCCGGCGAGGCACACCAGATCGACCGCCCGGCTTTGCAGGATCGACACCAGCTCCGCGTTGTAGGCGCGTTTGTCGGGAAAGGCTTTGGGATCGACGAACCGGCTTTCGATGCCGTGCCTGCGGCCGCGTTCCAGCGCCCCGGCGTCTTCGCGATCGCTCAGGATCACGGCGATGCGTGCGGCCAGGCTGCCGCTCTCGGTATGATCAATGATGGATTGCAGGTTGGTGCCGCGCCCGGAAGCGAGGACTCCCAGTTTGAATGCGTTCGAGGTCATGGAGTTCAGACAACGGGTTGTGCGGTTGGTCGTGGCTTCTTTTTAAAGAGGTGTCGCATTGCTGCTTGAATATAAAGAATTAAATCGTTCAGGATGACAACTCTAAGGTTTGATTGTCATTCTGAGGAGCCGCAGGCGGCGAAGAATCTATGTTTTATTCTTTTTAAACGGTAACGCTGAATGCAGGTCAGCAATAGGCCGCCTGGATCTGCTTGAGCAGGCCGATGTTCTGGGTGTGCCCGGATTTGTGTGCCTTGATGTAACCCCGCACCGGTTTGCCCAGCAGGTAGAAGTCGCCCAGGATATCCAGAATCTTGTGGCGGGCGAATTCGTTCTCGAAGCGCAGTTCGGTATTGAGGACTTTTTTCTCGTCGAGCAGGATGAAGTTGTCCAGGTTGCCGCCGGCGGCGAAACCCATCTTCATCAGCATGGCCACGTCCTTCATGAAGCCGAAGGTGCGCGCCGGGGCGATCTCCGTTTTGAATTCGGACGGGCTCTTGAAATCGAACGTGTGGTCCATGACGCCGATGGGGTCCGGGTATTCCATGTGGTAGGACACCTTGAAGCCGTCGTAGGGTTCGATGCTGATATGCGGCTTGTTGGGGTCGTCGCCGAAGGTATAGGTTTTGTCGATCACCAACTCCTCGTAGGTGTCGTCCTGGTCCTCGAACTCTCCATCCTCGACCAGCTGGCAGAAATCCTTCGCCGACCCATCCATCACCGGCGCTTCATCGCCGATTTTGATGAGCAGGTTGTTG of Nitrospina watsonii contains these proteins:
- the lolA gene encoding outer membrane lipoprotein chaperone LolA, with product MKTMLKLFTGCGLALLICGHAQAETKQDVIDAIQKKYDATQSFRAGFTQKSYLKVMDQTQEAQGEVVIKKPGKMKWTYKAPDPQVLISDNKVLWLYLPEESQVTRMEVDSIYSSNTPALFLSGEGRLTESFRVGEVTRKDGKLIVELIPKTEEQGLDRLVLFADPNNFQIIGSNVYDKLGNRTEMMFHEIVNNPGISDSQFEFTVPPGVELIDLAAQP
- the purN gene encoding phosphoribosylglycinamide formyltransferase is translated as MTSNAFKLGVLASGRGTNLQSIIDHTESGSLAARIAVILSDREDAGALERGRRHGIESRFVDPKAFPDKRAYNAELVSILQSRAVDLVCLAGYMRIVREPFFEAFPNRIVNIHPSLLPAFPGLDVQQKAIDYGVKFSGCTVHYVNEDVDSGPIILQAVVPVEDTDDAETLAARILEQEHIIYPRAIQWIVDKKIRIDHRRVVRAES